GAAACAACTACACCAATGACAGCAGCACTACTTAATACTGTAATAAAACAAAATATAAAAAATATACTCTTTCACATAAATCATGTAACAGTTCCTGAAGTTATGAGTGAATTAATAGATAGTAGAGATGAACATGTAGATAGTTATAATCATAATATTGATGCTTTTTTAGGCCCATCACATGTAAGTGTTATTAGTGGAAGCAAAATATATGAAAAGTTTCCAAAAGAGTACAATACTCCTGTTGTTGTTGCAGGGTTTGAACCAGTTGATGTTATGCAATCAATCTCTATGATAGTAAAACAGTTTATTGAAAATAGATGTGAACTTGAAATTGAGTATAAAAGATTGGTTTCATATGATGGAAATATAAAAGCACAAGAATTAATTAATAACTATTTTGAAAAAATATCACTTTTTAAATGGAGAGGTTTAGGAAATATTAAAGATTCTGGACTAAAACTAAAAAAAGATTATGAAGATTATGATGCAGAAGTGATATATAAAGATATTTTACCAATAGAAGAGATTGAAGACCACAAACTTTGTATTTGTAGTGATATTTTAAGAGGAATGGCGAGTCCAACAGACTGTACTATTTTTGGTACTGCATGTAAACCAAATAAACCTGTTGGTTCATGTATGGTGTCTAGTGAGGGTGCTTGTGCAGCATATTATAAATATGGAAATTTATTATAAAAATACTAAAGATTTTAAATATAAAGAAAAGAGAAACATATGAAAACAGTAACATTAGCTCATGGAAATGGTGGAGCAGAAAATCAAGAACTTATCTCAAAAGTTTTTTATAAAGCATTTAAAAATGATATTTTAACAAAAAGTGAAGATGCAGCTGTTATTGAAGATGGAAACTTAGCTTTTACAACGGACTCTTTTACTGTAAGTCCTTTATTTTTTAGTGGTGCTAATATAGGAAAACTTTCTATTTGTGGAACTTGTAATGATTTGGCAATGATGGGAGCAAAGCCAAAGTATTTAACTTGTTCTGTGATTATAGAAGAGGGCTTTGATATAAAAAGTTTAGAAAAAATAGTAAACTCTATGAAAAAAGAGCTTGAAATAAATGAAGCAATTGTTGTAAGTGGAGATACAAAAGTAGTTCCAAAAGGAAGTGTAGATAAGATTTTTATAAATACAACAGGAATTGGTCAAATACAACAAAAAGGTATTAGTTCAAACTCAATTACACAAGATGATGTAATTATTGTAAGTAGAGATATAGGTTGTCATGGAGCTACTATTTTTGCTGCAAGAGAAGGTATGGATATGTCTAGTGATTTAAAAAGTGATTGTGCATCACTTTTTATTCAAGTAAAAGCTTTAATTGAAGCTGGTATAAAAATTACAGCTTTAAGAGATGCAACAAGAGGTGGAGTTAGTGCTGTATTAAATGAGTGGGCTAATCAATCAGATGTATGTATTGAAGTTGATGAACAAAAAATACCAGTTTCAAATGAAGTAAATGGTATTTGTGAATTACTTGGGTTTGAAGCTATGAGTTTAGCAAATGAGGGTACCTTTGTAATGGCTATAAATAAAGATGAAGCATCAAAAGCTATTGAGGTTTTAAAACAGTTTGAAAACTCAAAAAATGCTTCAATAATTGCTAATGTTACACAACAATATTCTAAAAAAGTAGTTCTTAACTCAGAATGGGGAACAAAAAGATTTTTAGAACTACCAACAGGTGAGTTATTACCAAGAATTTGCTAATGAGGGTTTTACTTATTGTATCTTCTTTTAACTCACTATCTCAAAAGGTATATGTAAGATTAAAAGAGAAAAATTATATAGTTAGTGTTGATTATGCTTTAAGTGATGAGCTTATGATAAAAGAGGTTCAAAGATTTAAACCTGATATTATTCTTTGCCCTTTTTTAAATAAATTTATTCCAAGCCAGATTTTTGAAAAAACTCCTACTTTTATTGTTCATCCAGGAATTATTGGCGATAGAGGCTCAAACTCGCTTGACTTAGCAATTTTAGAAGATAAAAAAACCTGGGGTATAGTGATACTTAAAGCCAATGAAAATTTTGATGGTGGTGATATTTACTCTTATAAAAACTTTACAATGCCAATAAATAAAAGCAAAGCCTCAATATATAGAAATGAAGCAACAAACTGTGCAATAAAGGCAATTGATGAACTTTTTATAAATTTAAAAAATAAAGAGTTTTCTCCAATAAAGCAGATATTAAATCCTTTACATAAAAAAATCACACAAAATGATAGAAAAATAAATTGGCAAGAAGATAGTAGTGATACAATTATCAAAAAAATAAATGCAAGTGATTCAAGTCCTGGAGTTAAAGATAATCTTTTAGGTAAAGAGTGTTATTTGTACTGTGCTTTCAAAGAAGAGAGTTTAAAAGCAAAACCAAAAGAGATAATTGCAAAAAGAGATGGGGCAATTTGCATTGGAACAATTGATAAGTCAATTTGGATTACTCATCTAAAAGAGAAAGATTATTTTAAACTTCCAGCAACTTATGTACTAAAAGATAAACTAAAAGGTGTAAAAGAGAATAGAATACCATTAGTTTTAGATACACATATTGATACCTTTTATGAATTAAGAGTGCAAAAAGATGATGAAATAGCATATTTGTATTTTAATTTTCACAATGGTGCTATGAGTACAAGCCAATGTATTAGATTAAAATATGCAATTGATTATTTAAAACAAGAATGCAAAGTTCTTGTACTTATGGGTGCAGAAGATTTTTTTAGTAATGGAATACATTTAAATATATTAGAAGATAGTAAAAAGCAAGGCGAAGATGGTTGGAGTAATATAAATGCAATAAATGATGTAGTTAAATCAATCATATTTTCTCCTGAGATTATAACAGTTACAAGTTTTGAAAAAAATGCAGGTGCAGGGGGAGTGTTTTTAGGCTTAGCAAGTGATTTTATTGTAATCAATGATGAGGTTGTTTTAAATCCACATTATAAAACACTAGCTCTTACAGGAAGTGAGTATCATACCTACTCTTTGCCAAAAAGAGTAGGAGAAAAAAAAGCTCAAGAAATAATAGACAAATGTTTGCCAATAGGAAGTAAAGAAGCAAAAAAGATAAATATGGTGGATATTGTTTTTGAAGATAAAAGTTATAAAGAAGATTTAAAAAATTTTACAAAAAGTTTAACAAAAGATTTAGATTGGTTTTATGACTTTTGTGAAAAAAAAGAAGAGTACTTAGATGAAAATAGTGAATATATAAATAGTTGTAAAGAAAAAGAGTTAAAACTTATGTACAAGCAGTTTTGGGATAAGGATTCTAATTTCCATATTTTAAGACAAAAATTTGTATATAAAAAGAAAGTTTTAGAAACTCCAAAAAGATTAAAGGAAATATAAATGCATGAATATAGTATAGTTCAATCATTATTAGACCAGTGTGAAGAACACGCAAAAGCAAATAATGCTACAAAAGTTAAGAAAATTGTTATTAAAATTGGTATATTAAGTGGTGTTGAAGTAGATTTACTTGAAACTGCCTTTGATACATTTAAAGAAAAAACAATCTGTGATGAAGCCTTGTTTGTCGTAAATAGGCAAAATATAGTAGTTGAGTGCAATGATTGCAATGAAACATCCACCTTAGAAAAACATGAGTTTTTATGTCCTTTATGTAATAGCGGTAATTTAAATGTTATAGATGGAGAAGATATGTATTTAATGAGTTTAGAATTAGAATAAGATTAAATTAAGATATTACTTTGTAATTGATTCATGGATATTATCAAGTTTATATAATAATTTCTTTAGACTGTAAAAAAAGGAAGTCTATGAAAAAAATAATTCTTAAAAAACTATTATTTAGAAATTATCTAAAAACTTCATTGATATCTATCTTTTTTATTGGTACATTATTAATATGTGCTTATTTTTGGACGAATAAAAATATAATTAATAGTAGTATAGACTTTTTACTAAAAGATGCAAATGAAAATACAACAAAATTAATTAATAAAGAAATTTCAACTTTAAGAATAAAGTTACATGAAGTTACAAGCTTATTGAAAATATTAAAAGCTGAACATGAGTTCTTTTTTGAAAATATAAATGAAATAAATTATATAAAAAAACAAAAAATAGATATTAATTATGCTGGAGATGGTGTTTATTACAAACAGAAGAATAATGGTGGTTCTTCTGTTGTTCTTTTGTCAAAAGATAAGCTTACAAATAAAATGAAAGAAAAAATTTTTAAAACAGAAAATTTTGATAGAAGCTTTAGAACAATCATTGATGAAAATCCTTCAATTTTGGCTGTTTATTTTAATTCATATGATAATATGAATAGATACTATCCTTTTATCAAAGATGTTTATAAAGTTTTTTCTTCAGATACAAATTTAAAAGATTATAATTTTTATAATCAAGCTACATTAAAAGAAAATCCTATGAAAAGTTCGGTATGGACAAAACCATACTTTGATCCAGTTAAAAAAGAGTGGATTATAAGTTGCATTGTTCCAATTTATAATAATAATTTTTTAGAAGGTGTTACTGGAATTGATGTTTCTTTAGATAGTTTTACTAAAAACTTTTTTGATTTTAATTTACCTTATGAAACGAAGTCTATGATAATAGATAAATCAGGAACAATTTTAGCAATGAGTAAAGATCTTAATAATATTTTTGATATTAAAAAATCCAAAAATCCAGACAAAAATAAACAAATAAATACAACTATTTTAAGACCAAATGAATTTAATATAATAAGTAATGAAAAATTTAAAAATATATTTACAAAAAATAATTATTTAAAAAACTCTAATTCAAGAATAAAAATAAAAAATAAAGAGTATATGATTTTTATAAATAAAATAAGAATTAATGATTGGAAAGTTGTATCTTTACTTCCTGTGGAGAATTTATTAAGTTCAGTTAAAAATTTAGAAAAAAAACATTTGAAAATAGGCTATTTTTTAATTACTTTTATAATAATTTTTTATCTTATATTTTTAGTTTTTTTATATCATAAGTCAAAACAATTTGTTGAGTCAATTAATGTTTCTTTAAAAGATATGGTTAGATTTACACAAAAACTTGTGACAAACAAACCTGTCAATAAAGTACCCTTTAGTGGAATTTACGAAATTGATAAACTTGCAAAAAATTTCAATAACTTAAGTTTAGAATTAACACAAAGAACTCAAAAATTAGTTCAAACAGAAGCTTTGAAATTAGTAAATGAAAAACTAGCAAATACTGATGCATTAACTGGAATTTATAATAGAAGATTTTTAGATGACTTTGCAAAAGAGTTTAATTGTAAACCTACTACATTAAGTGTGATTCTTTTTGATATTGATGATTTTAAGCAAATTAACGATAATTTTGGACATGATACTGGCGATAAAGTTATTAAAAAGCTAATAAATATTATTGATACAAGTGTAAGGCAAAGTGACTGTATTATAAGACTTGGAGGAGATGAGTTTTTACTTTTATTAAAAGACTCAAAAGAAAAAGATGCTTATATAGTTGTGGAAAAAATATTAAATAAAATAGAAGAAAATAATAAAAAAGAAAATAATAATATAGTTTTTAATGTAAGCTATGGAATATCTGAATACAAAAATAATCATAGAACTATAAATGAACTTATAATTGAAGCAGATGAAACAATGTATAAAAATAAAAAATTAAGAAAATAAATAGATATAACTTACATTTACTAACTATTAACATTAAAACTATATAATTTTATCATTGAATAAATTATAGGAATGTAATAAATGTTATTAATGAAATTACAAACAAAAGAGAAATTTTGCTTTTTGCAACTTGCTCATTATCTTGCTAGAATTGATAGTGATTATGGAGAAATTGAACAAGAAATCATAGAAGAGTATTGTGCAGAAATGGGAATTGAAAACGAAGATTTGTTTGATGTTGCAGAGTTTTCATTAAAAGACACTTTGCGACATTTTAAAAGTAAAAAAAGCAAAAAAATAGTAATGCTTGAATTGATGATTTTAATTCATGCTGATGATTCTTTTGATTTAAAAGAGAAAGAGCTAATTGAAACAATAAATGAAACTTTTGGTTTTTCAACAAAAGATATAAGTTATTTTTCTCAATGGGGTAAAGCAGTTGCTTCATTGTACGAACAAGGTAAACTTATATTACAAGAGGAGTAATCCTCTTGAATAAGGATTAATATTTTAAAGCATCAATTGTTTTACCTACAAATGTAATTATAGGAGTCATCTCTTTTAATTGTAGAAAAAAATCTTCATTTTTATTATAAACATCTTCTAATGTTAAAATAATACATTTTTGTTCTAATGTTGTACCTTTACTTAAATATGCAATAGGAGTAGTTTTAGGAAAACCTTTTTTTAGTAAACTTTGAACAATTTCTTTGGCTTTATAAGCACCCATCATAATTATTAAGTTTTCTCTTTCATGATATGAGGTAATAATTTCATTGAAAATAGTCAAATCATGACCTGTAATAGTTCTATATGAATCAGAAAAACTTCTATCAATTGAGGGAATCATAAAGCTTTCAGGAACACTAGTAGTTGAAGAAACACCTGATATAATAACTGGTGTAATACCAATTTGTTTTAAAGCATTTACTTCTTCATATCCTCTTCCAAAAACAAAAGGAGTTCCTCCTTTTAATCTTACTACAATATCTTTTTCTTTTGCATATTTTACAAGTAGTTCATTTATCTCATCTTGGTTTTTGAGATGCTTGCCTTTTCTTTTCCCAACATTTATTTTAATAGAATCTTTTTTACAAAAAATTGTAAATTCAGGATTTACTAAAGCATCATATAAAATCACATCAGCTTTTTTTAAAATATTTATAGCTTTTAATGTAAAAAGTTCAATATCTCCAGGTCCTGCACCAACTAAATAAACCAAAAAAAATCCTTATTAAATTAAATTATGATAAAAATTAGATAAAATTATATTGTTAAATAACTTAATATTATATTTTGAAATAAAATGGGTAAATAGAGCTATTTAATAATATATTCTTCAATATTTTAAGTGTAAAATATAAAAATTGAATAATATTAATTAAAAAACTCTAATAATGTAAATAGATACAGAATAATTTAATTACTAGGAAGTTTGTGATAAAATGCAAAGCATGGAAATTATCAAAGCACTCGATTCAAAAATCGAAAAACTAATTCATGATTATGAAAGAATAAGAATAGAAAATGATGCATTAAGACAAGAACTTAATCAATTAAAAAATACAAATGATGAATTAGTAAGAAATAATCAGGATATGCTTTTACGAATTGATAGTGCAATAACATTGACAAAAGGTAAGAATAGTGACGCAGAAATTGACTTTTCATATTAATAATATGGCTTATACAATAAATGTAGATGAATCTTTAAAATCAGAACTAACAAGATATTTGCAAACAGATAAGAATCTTGAAACAAGAGAACTTTTAGCTGCATATATCAGAGTTTCTCAAGAACATTCTAAATTTAAACAAGAAATAGATCAAATATCAAACAAAATCCCTTCTTTTTAAGATGAAAAGAGCTTTTTCTTTACTTGAATTAATTTTTGTAATAACAACACTTGCATTGCTAATCTCTTTTTTTACATATAAATATGAATATGTTTTATCATTTGTTAACTCAAAGGAGCACAAGTTTCAAATAGCTCAAATTAGAAGTGCTATAAAAGAAAAAAGTGCTATTAAAAGTTTAAATGATTTCGAAAAGCTAAATAACTTAGATGATTCAGCCTTAAATAAAGAGAATAGTAGGTTATTTACAAAAATATTTGATGAAGGAATACTCTCTTCAAAAGATTCTTGGATGAAAGTAGATGATAATATTTATACTTTAAAAATAAAAGGTGAAAAAATAAAATTTCAATATATAAATACAGAATTTAAATGTTTTAATAATAGTAAAATATGTAAAGAATTAGAATGAATTATTATGAATTAGCAATATTAAAATCACCCCTTACACCTTTAACTTACCAAAGTGAAAATGAAATAGAAATTGGTAAAAAAGTATTAGTTAAATTAGCAAGAATGAAAAAACTTTGTGAAGCGGTAGTTTTAAAAAAAGTTGAAAAACCAACATTTAAATGTGTAGATATTCAAGAGTTGACACAAGAGTATTATAATTTACAAATGCTTGAAACATCAAAATTTATTTCAACTTATTAT
The window above is part of the Malaciobacter marinus genome. Proteins encoded here:
- the hypD gene encoding hydrogenase formation protein HypD; translation: MQEIQLKDLYDGFRDAKTIKAYKKIIDEDAKKLDRTINIMEVCGGHTHTIMKYGIPQLLPSNIKFIHGPGCPVCIMPKERIDHAYILSMQKDVILVTLGDMIKVPGSKGSLQDARSKGADVRFVYSPMDCIKIADENPNKKIIFFAIGFETTTPMTAALLNTVIKQNIKNILFHINHVTVPEVMSELIDSRDEHVDSYNHNIDAFLGPSHVSVISGSKIYEKFPKEYNTPVVVAGFEPVDVMQSISMIVKQFIENRCELEIEYKRLVSYDGNIKAQELINNYFEKISLFKWRGLGNIKDSGLKLKKDYEDYDAEVIYKDILPIEEIEDHKLCICSDILRGMASPTDCTIFGTACKPNKPVGSCMVSSEGACAAYYKYGNLL
- the hypE gene encoding hydrogenase expression/formation protein HypE, which translates into the protein MKTVTLAHGNGGAENQELISKVFYKAFKNDILTKSEDAAVIEDGNLAFTTDSFTVSPLFFSGANIGKLSICGTCNDLAMMGAKPKYLTCSVIIEEGFDIKSLEKIVNSMKKELEINEAIVVSGDTKVVPKGSVDKIFINTTGIGQIQQKGISSNSITQDDVIIVSRDIGCHGATIFAAREGMDMSSDLKSDCASLFIQVKALIEAGIKITALRDATRGGVSAVLNEWANQSDVCIEVDEQKIPVSNEVNGICELLGFEAMSLANEGTFVMAINKDEASKAIEVLKQFENSKNASIIANVTQQYSKKVVLNSEWGTKRFLELPTGELLPRIC
- a CDS encoding hydrogenase maturation protein; its protein translation is MRVLLIVSSFNSLSQKVYVRLKEKNYIVSVDYALSDELMIKEVQRFKPDIILCPFLNKFIPSQIFEKTPTFIVHPGIIGDRGSNSLDLAILEDKKTWGIVILKANENFDGGDIYSYKNFTMPINKSKASIYRNEATNCAIKAIDELFINLKNKEFSPIKQILNPLHKKITQNDRKINWQEDSSDTIIKKINASDSSPGVKDNLLGKECYLYCAFKEESLKAKPKEIIAKRDGAICIGTIDKSIWITHLKEKDYFKLPATYVLKDKLKGVKENRIPLVLDTHIDTFYELRVQKDDEIAYLYFNFHNGAMSTSQCIRLKYAIDYLKQECKVLVLMGAEDFFSNGIHLNILEDSKKQGEDGWSNINAINDVVKSIIFSPEIITVTSFEKNAGAGGVFLGLASDFIVINDEVVLNPHYKTLALTGSEYHTYSLPKRVGEKKAQEIIDKCLPIGSKEAKKINMVDIVFEDKSYKEDLKNFTKSLTKDLDWFYDFCEKKEEYLDENSEYINSCKEKELKLMYKQFWDKDSNFHILRQKFVYKKKVLETPKRLKEI
- the hypA gene encoding hydrogenase maturation nickel metallochaperone HypA; the protein is MHEYSIVQSLLDQCEEHAKANNATKVKKIVIKIGILSGVEVDLLETAFDTFKEKTICDEALFVVNRQNIVVECNDCNETSTLEKHEFLCPLCNSGNLNVIDGEDMYLMSLELE
- a CDS encoding sensor domain-containing diguanylate cyclase, which codes for MKKIILKKLLFRNYLKTSLISIFFIGTLLICAYFWTNKNIINSSIDFLLKDANENTTKLINKEISTLRIKLHEVTSLLKILKAEHEFFFENINEINYIKKQKIDINYAGDGVYYKQKNNGGSSVVLLSKDKLTNKMKEKIFKTENFDRSFRTIIDENPSILAVYFNSYDNMNRYYPFIKDVYKVFSSDTNLKDYNFYNQATLKENPMKSSVWTKPYFDPVKKEWIISCIVPIYNNNFLEGVTGIDVSLDSFTKNFFDFNLPYETKSMIIDKSGTILAMSKDLNNIFDIKKSKNPDKNKQINTTILRPNEFNIISNEKFKNIFTKNNYLKNSNSRIKIKNKEYMIFINKIRINDWKVVSLLPVENLLSSVKNLEKKHLKIGYFLITFIIIFYLIFLVFLYHKSKQFVESINVSLKDMVRFTQKLVTNKPVNKVPFSGIYEIDKLAKNFNNLSLELTQRTQKLVQTEALKLVNEKLANTDALTGIYNRRFLDDFAKEFNCKPTTLSVILFDIDDFKQINDNFGHDTGDKVIKKLINIIDTSVRQSDCIIRLGGDEFLLLLKDSKEKDAYIVVEKILNKIEENNKKENNNIVFNVSYGISEYKNNHRTINELIIEADETMYKNKKLRK
- the cobA gene encoding uroporphyrinogen-III C-methyltransferase; the protein is MVYLVGAGPGDIELFTLKAINILKKADVILYDALVNPEFTIFCKKDSIKINVGKRKGKHLKNQDEINELLVKYAKEKDIVVRLKGGTPFVFGRGYEEVNALKQIGITPVIISGVSSTTSVPESFMIPSIDRSFSDSYRTITGHDLTIFNEIITSYHERENLIIMMGAYKAKEIVQSLLKKGFPKTTPIAYLSKGTTLEQKCIILTLEDVYNKNEDFFLQLKEMTPIITFVGKTIDALKY
- the zapB gene encoding cell division protein ZapB; protein product: MEIIKALDSKIEKLIHDYERIRIENDALRQELNQLKNTNDELVRNNQDMLLRIDSAITLTKGKNSDAEIDFSY
- a CDS encoding type II secretion system protein, which codes for MKRAFSLLELIFVITTLALLISFFTYKYEYVLSFVNSKEHKFQIAQIRSAIKEKSAIKSLNDFEKLNNLDDSALNKENSRLFTKIFDEGILSSKDSWMKVDDNIYTLKIKGEKIKFQYINTEFKCFNNSKICKELE